The DNA segment CCGCTGATGTACGCCGGCCGCACCGGCACCTACGAGACCGCCCGCGCGGCCCTCCAGCGCGTCGGCCTCGGCGATCGCCTGCGCCACGAGCCGAACCAGCTCTCCGGCGGCCAGCGCCAGCGCGTCGCGGTCGCCCGGGCGCTGGTGACCGACCCCGCGCTGCTGCTCGCCGACGAGCCGACGGGCAACCTCGACAGCCGCACGGGACAGGAGATCCTCGCCCTGTTCAAGGCCCTCAACCGCGAAGGGCACACCATCGTCATCGTCACGCACGACCCGACGATCGCCGCCTTCTGCAACCGCCAGGTGCACCTGCGCGACGGGCGCATCGCGGAGGACGCCGGCGCCCCGCCCCCGCCGGGCGCGCCGGCGCCGAGGAGCTGAAGCCGGTGCTGTACTGGATCATCCTCCGGGTCGGGATCAAGAGCCTGCTCGCGAACAAGCTGCGCTCGATCCTGGCGATGCTCGGCATCATCATCGGCGTCG comes from the bacterium genome and includes:
- a CDS encoding ABC transporter ATP-binding protein, translated to MAEPVRIIEAEGLVKRYELGGETLLALDGVSLGVTEGEMVSITGPSGSGKSTLMHILGCLDRPDAGRYLLAGEDVSRMSRDRLADVRNRRIGFVFQTFNLLPRMSAIENVELPLMYAGRTGTYETARAALQRVGLGDRLRHEPNQLSGGQRQRVAVARALVTDPALLLADEPTGNLDSRTGQEILALFKALNREGHTIVIVTHDPTIAAFCNRQVHLRDGRIAEDAGAPPPPGAPAPRS